From Bacteroidales bacterium WCE2004, a single genomic window includes:
- a CDS encoding Endonuclease/Exonuclease/phosphatase family protein, giving the protein MKRLILILWAALLLAGCAPVIPDDAYVVGFYNVENLFDTEHDRGKNDQAFTPQGENAWTPDKYEKKLSNIASVIRAMSEKNGRWHALLGLAEVENARVLADLVAREEIAEAGYKFVHVEGPDTRGIDCALLYRPDFFRVTETRTLPYDFNSRSGIVFEKTPEEQRAFKTRDVLCVRGELAGEPLAVYVCHWPSRTGGKGADLRCRAAEIVRDDILALEKRFPGINVVVMGDMNDNPEDVCMTDYLRGRETIAEMQEGDLFSPFLRMHKDGFGTEEYHGEWNIFDCIFVGAALTDVDAQGSLHILRSDATHYGYVFNPPFLTQQEGRYAGTPFRTFSGGQFINGYSDHYPTYIILSK; this is encoded by the coding sequence ATGAAGAGATTGATCCTGATTCTCTGGGCGGCCCTGCTGCTGGCGGGCTGCGCGCCCGTCATCCCCGACGACGCCTACGTGGTCGGCTTCTACAACGTGGAGAACCTCTTCGACACGGAGCACGACCGGGGCAAGAACGACCAGGCCTTCACCCCGCAGGGGGAGAACGCCTGGACGCCCGACAAGTATGAGAAGAAGCTCTCCAACATCGCTTCTGTGATCCGCGCGATGTCGGAGAAGAACGGCCGCTGGCACGCCCTGCTGGGCCTCGCCGAGGTCGAGAACGCCCGCGTGCTCGCGGATCTCGTCGCGCGCGAAGAGATCGCGGAAGCGGGCTACAAGTTCGTCCACGTGGAGGGCCCGGACACGCGCGGCATCGACTGCGCGCTGCTCTACCGGCCCGACTTTTTCCGGGTGACGGAGACCCGCACGCTGCCCTACGATTTCAATTCGCGCAGCGGCATCGTCTTCGAGAAGACGCCCGAGGAGCAGCGCGCGTTCAAGACGCGCGACGTGCTCTGCGTGCGCGGCGAGCTGGCCGGCGAGCCGCTGGCCGTCTACGTCTGCCACTGGCCTTCGCGCACGGGCGGCAAGGGCGCCGACCTGCGCTGCCGGGCCGCGGAGATCGTCCGTGACGACATCCTGGCCCTGGAGAAGCGTTTCCCGGGCATCAACGTCGTGGTGATGGGCGATATGAACGACAACCCGGAGGACGTCTGCATGACGGACTATCTGCGCGGCCGCGAGACCATCGCGGAGATGCAGGAGGGCGACCTGTTCTCGCCGTTCCTGCGGATGCACAAGGACGGCTTCGGCACGGAGGAATACCACGGCGAGTGGAACATCTTCGACTGCATCTTCGTGGGCGCCGCCCTGACGGACGTCGACGCGCAGGGCAGCCTGCACATCCTCCGGAGCGACGCCACGCACTACGGCTACGTCTTCAATCCGCCCTTCCTCACGCAGCAGGAGGGCCGCTATGCCGGCACGCCCTTCCGGACCTTCTCCGGCGGGCAGTTCATCAACGGCTATTCCGACCACTATCCCACGTATATTATTTTGAGTAAATAA
- a CDS encoding DNA/RNA endonuclease G, NUC1, translating into MKTIRHLIIFCVLAAAAVACTKPAALTLLSNQVAFEAAAGQQEISFLTNRDWTLRSDADWVTVAPASGGPSDSYQRVNVSVSANEAEAERTASLTLTAGELSRVIGVRQAGKPVVVPPKFTIRDFRNRPVSTTEWYELTGEIVSLPEEHYGNFFMADETGYIYVYGLCEKQVEKNDQSFSKLGLKPGDKVTIKTLRSEYNKAAQAGGNIPAYFVSRQAGAYRLGQKVASTSAKWMELPATKADDGQDLLIHSTLDGKRSYAAYFDYDHFVSSWVAYPLHSGNIGSGKRMEESAFPMDPLLDRSQQAYLPKGYKESSLGKKYDRGHQIPSADRLDWRLNIETFFSTNMTPQDSDLNSNAWEKLEDKVRAWACNADTDTLYVVTGCYVGDSTETAEDSDGKKITVPRGYYKALLRLSKKDNNYSSVAFWFENKENKSSSIKKEMSMSIDDLEKKVGVDFFVNLPADVQASVEAQNPADVAWWWNN; encoded by the coding sequence ATGAAAACCATTCGACATCTGATTATATTTTGCGTGCTGGCCGCCGCCGCGGTGGCCTGCACCAAGCCCGCCGCCCTGACGCTCCTGAGCAATCAGGTCGCATTCGAAGCGGCTGCCGGGCAGCAGGAAATATCCTTTTTGACCAACCGCGACTGGACCCTCCGCTCCGATGCGGACTGGGTCACGGTCGCGCCCGCGTCCGGCGGACCGTCCGACTCCTACCAGCGGGTGAACGTGTCCGTGTCGGCCAACGAAGCCGAGGCGGAGCGGACCGCCAGCCTGACGCTGACGGCCGGCGAGCTGTCCCGGGTGATCGGCGTCCGCCAGGCCGGCAAGCCGGTCGTCGTGCCGCCGAAGTTCACCATCCGGGATTTCCGCAACAGGCCGGTGAGCACGACCGAATGGTATGAACTGACCGGCGAGATTGTTTCCCTGCCAGAGGAGCACTACGGCAATTTCTTCATGGCGGACGAGACGGGTTATATCTATGTCTATGGCCTCTGTGAGAAGCAGGTGGAGAAGAATGACCAGTCTTTCTCCAAACTGGGTCTGAAGCCCGGCGACAAGGTAACGATCAAGACCCTGCGCAGCGAGTATAACAAAGCCGCCCAGGCGGGCGGGAATATCCCGGCATATTTTGTCTCCCGTCAGGCGGGCGCGTACCGGCTGGGCCAGAAGGTCGCCTCTACGTCGGCCAAGTGGATGGAACTTCCGGCCACGAAGGCCGACGACGGGCAGGACCTGCTGATCCATAGCACCTTGGATGGGAAGCGCAGCTATGCCGCCTATTTCGACTACGATCATTTCGTATCGAGTTGGGTGGCTTATCCGTTGCACAGCGGGAACATTGGCAGCGGCAAGCGTATGGAGGAATCCGCTTTCCCGATGGATCCGCTTCTTGACCGCAGTCAGCAGGCATATCTCCCGAAGGGCTACAAGGAGAGCAGCCTCGGAAAGAAATACGACCGCGGGCATCAGATTCCTTCGGCCGACCGCCTCGACTGGCGCCTGAACATCGAGACCTTTTTCAGTACAAACATGACCCCGCAGGACAGCGACCTCAACTCCAATGCCTGGGAAAAACTGGAAGACAAGGTCCGTGCCTGGGCCTGCAACGCCGACACCGACACGCTCTATGTCGTGACGGGTTGCTATGTGGGTGACAGCACGGAAACGGCAGAGGACAGCGACGGCAAGAAAATCACCGTCCCGAGAGGCTACTACAAGGCTCTGTTGCGCCTGTCCAAAAAGGACAACAACTATTCCTCCGTGGCTTTTTGGTTCGAGAACAAGGAGAACAAGTCCTCCAGTATCAAGAAGGAGATGTCGATGAGCATCGACGACCTGGAGAAGAAGGTGGGCGTGGACTTCTTCGTGAATCTCCCCGCCGACGTCCAGGCCAGCGTGGAGGCGCAGAACCCCGCCGACGTGGCCTGGTGGTGGAACAACTAG
- a CDS encoding Putative binding domain-containing protein, N-terminal produces MKFRYLIAALLLSLATGCVQEKIGTLSEIQVSESYVSIDVKGGEDAIDIVANYDWEIDEASIPSWLTVKPNKGGAGEYHIVFSAPETKTTNTAELKLLCGGKTQYINVIQYAQKAELKVISVADALALIKAVDKGDGGSYNVDGEYCVKGVICKMIDMSVDYHNATYYISDDGKFDSDKSLQVYRGLGVNGAPIETGDEFAVGDEVTIICQLMSYKGTPETVQNKDAGIAAIITVLNKSLISVESIDPEDATIPSDGGEVSVTLKNKGNGVFVDVPEAAKSWLSISSIAGNTVTFSAKENMAGPRDATLTFRTTDGTKEYSTEAAITQLGATGSLALPFTVEEAIEYVTKLGGETAKDFYVKGIVSKIADKGEFGSYGNATFWISSDGVYNEDLSKDFEAYRVLWLDNKGWVEGNAQIAVGAEVILCGKLTVYKGTAETSGSKAYIYKINGVSSEAEGIGTLAAPFTAEGAIAAATAAPASNVYVSGTVSQIVNNGQFNAEYGNASFWISSTGAFNNDLAKDFEAYRVLYLGNRKWVAGDAEIAVGDKVMLCGPLTTYKGTSETVGNKAYIYSLNGKTE; encoded by the coding sequence ATGAAATTCAGATATCTTATTGCAGCGTTGCTTCTCTCCCTCGCCACCGGTTGCGTGCAGGAGAAGATCGGCACTCTTTCCGAGATTCAGGTTTCGGAGTCTTATGTGTCCATCGACGTCAAGGGCGGCGAGGACGCCATTGACATCGTCGCCAACTACGATTGGGAGATCGACGAGGCCTCCATTCCTTCCTGGCTGACCGTCAAGCCGAACAAGGGCGGGGCGGGTGAGTATCACATCGTCTTCTCCGCTCCGGAGACCAAGACGACCAACACGGCTGAGCTGAAGCTCCTCTGCGGCGGCAAGACGCAGTATATCAACGTTATCCAGTACGCCCAGAAGGCCGAGCTCAAGGTGATCTCCGTCGCCGATGCGCTCGCGCTCATCAAGGCGGTCGACAAGGGTGACGGCGGCAGCTACAATGTCGACGGCGAGTATTGCGTCAAGGGCGTCATCTGCAAGATGATCGACATGAGCGTCGATTACCACAACGCCACCTATTACATTTCCGACGACGGCAAGTTCGACTCTGACAAGAGCCTCCAGGTCTACCGTGGCCTGGGTGTCAACGGTGCCCCGATCGAGACGGGCGACGAGTTCGCCGTCGGTGACGAGGTGACCATCATCTGCCAGCTGATGAGCTACAAGGGCACTCCGGAGACCGTCCAGAACAAGGACGCCGGTATCGCCGCCATCATCACGGTCCTCAACAAGTCCCTGATCAGCGTCGAGTCCATCGACCCGGAGGACGCCACCATCCCTTCCGATGGCGGTGAGGTGTCCGTGACCCTGAAGAACAAGGGCAATGGCGTCTTCGTCGACGTCCCCGAGGCCGCCAAGTCCTGGCTGTCCATCTCCTCCATCGCGGGCAACACCGTCACCTTCTCCGCCAAGGAGAACATGGCCGGCCCGCGCGATGCGACCCTGACCTTCCGCACCACGGACGGCACCAAGGAGTACTCCACCGAGGCTGCCATCACGCAGCTCGGCGCCACCGGTTCCCTGGCCCTGCCGTTCACCGTGGAAGAGGCGATCGAGTACGTCACCAAGCTCGGTGGCGAGACCGCCAAGGACTTCTACGTGAAGGGTATCGTCTCCAAGATCGCTGACAAGGGCGAGTTCGGTTCCTATGGCAACGCCACCTTCTGGATCTCCAGCGACGGTGTCTACAACGAAGACCTCTCCAAGGACTTCGAGGCTTACCGCGTCCTCTGGCTCGACAACAAGGGCTGGGTCGAGGGCAACGCCCAGATCGCCGTCGGCGCCGAGGTCATCCTCTGCGGCAAGCTGACCGTCTACAAGGGCACGGCCGAGACTTCCGGCAGCAAGGCTTATATCTACAAGATCAACGGTGTCTCCTCCGAGGCTGAGGGCATCGGTACGCTCGCCGCGCCGTTCACGGCCGAGGGCGCCATCGCTGCCGCCACCGCCGCTCCGGCTTCCAACGTCTATGTGTCCGGTACGGTCTCCCAGATCGTCAACAACGGCCAGTTCAACGCCGAGTATGGCAACGCCTCCTTCTGGATCTCCAGCACCGGCGCCTTCAACAACGACCTGGCCAAGGACTTCGAGGCCTACCGCGTGCTCTACCTGGGCAACCGCAAGTGGGTCGCCGGCGACGCCGAGATCGCTGTCGGTGACAAGGTGATGCTCTGTGGTCCGCTGACCACCTACAAGGGCACGTCCGAGACCGTCGGCAACAAAGCCTACATCTACAGCCTCAACGGCAAGACCGAGTAA